One Pagrus major chromosome 15, Pma_NU_1.0 DNA window includes the following coding sequences:
- the slc17a5 gene encoding sialin, which produces MERYGSDTDGDEQETPLLHRGHEDKPQRAPVCCSSRYGLALLSSFGFFVVYSLRVNLSVAMVDMLNNTRQASTNHSGSVCPAHANPQRPKHNHTASVYDWNSETQGWILGSFFYGYILTQIPGGYLAGRYGPKWLLGFGILGTVIFTLLTPVAADLGATYLIAVRVLEGVGEGVTFPAMYAMWAAWAPPLERSRLLTISYIGAQLGTVISLPLSGEICFYLDWTYVFYVFGVVGLVWFVLWTFLAFDSPNTHPRISERERIYITSSLKNELSNTAGHIPWGAIVTSRPLWAIVVAHFSYNWTFYTLLTLLPTYMNDVLGFSIQQNGWLSSLPYLGCAVVAVLSGQLADYLRETCLYPTVYVRKAFSLVGMIGPAVFLVAVGYTGCNYTLAVTFLTISSSLGGVSASGFNINHLDIAPSYAGILLGITNTFATIPGMVGPVIARALTSNNTIEEWQTVFYIAAAIQLFGALVYTVFGRGTVQPWAVHSTYSHGD; this is translated from the exons ATGGAGCGGTACGGGTCGGACACGGACGGGGACGAGCAGGAGACGCCGCTGCTTCACCGAGGACACGAAGACAAACCCCAGAGAG CCCCGGTATGCTGTTCATCACGCTATGGCCTGGCGCTCCTTTCATCTTTTGGCTTCTTTGTGGTGTACTCCTTGCGGGTGAACCTCAGTGTGGCGATGGTGGACATGCTTAACAACACCCGCCAGGCCAGCACCAACCACAGCGGCTCGGTGTGTCCAGCTCACGCCAACCCTCAGCGGCCCAAACACAACCACACG GCCAGTGTGTACGACTGGAACTCGGAGACACAGGGCTGGATCTTGGGCTCCTTCTTCTATGGCTACATCCTGACACAGATTCCTGGGGGCTACCTGGCCGGCCGCTATGGACCCAAGTGGCTGCTGGGCTTTGGAATCTTGGGCACTGTAATTTTCACACTGCTCACCCCCGTGGCTGCTGACCTGGGTGCAACCTACCTCATAGCTGTCAGGGTGCTGGAAGGAGTAGGAGAG gGAGTTACATTCCCTGCGATGTACGCCATGTGGGCAGCGTGGGCCCCACCGCTGGAGAGGAGCCGACTGCTCACAATATCCTACATTG GAGCCCAGCTGGGGACGGTAatatctctccctctttctggtGAAATCTGCTTCTACCTGGACTGGACCTACGTCTTCTATGTATTTG GTGTTGTTGGCCTGGTGTGGTTCGTCTTGTGGACATTTCTCGCCTTCGACAGTCCAAACACTCACCCTCGGATATCAGAGCGCGAAAGAATATACATCACTTCATCACTAAAGAACGAG CTGTCCAACACAGCAGGTCACATCCCCTGGGGAGCCATAGTGACGTCCAGACCGCTGTGGGCCATCGTTGTGGCTCATTTCTCCTACAACTGGACCTTCTACACCCTCCTCACCCTGCTGCCGACCTACATGAATGACGTGCTGGGATTCAGCATACAGCAG AACGGCTGGCTGTCATCTCTTCCTTACTTGGGCTGCGCCGTGGTGGCTGTGTTGAGCGGCCAGCTCGCTGATTACCTGCGGGAAACCTGCCTCTACCCCACTGTGTATGTCAGAAAGGCCTTCTCTCTCGTTG GTATGATCGGGCCGGCGGTGTTCCTGGTGGCAGTAGGTTACACAGGTTGTAACTACACCTTGGCTGTGACATTCCTCACCATCTCCTCTTCTCTGGGCGGAGTGTCTGCGTCTGGCTTCAACATCAACCATCTTGACATCGCTCCATC GTATGCCGGTATTCTCCTGGGAATCACCAACACCTTTGCCACCATTCCTGGCATGGTGGGACCAGTCATAGCAAGAGCACTCACCAGTAAC AACACCATAGAAGAATGGCAGACCGTTTTCTACATCGCTGCTGCCATCCAGCTGTTCGGAGCATTGGTCTACACCGTGTTTGGCCGAGGCACCGTGCAGCCCTGGGCTGTCCACTCGACCTACTCTCATGGAGACTGA